Proteins from one Pelorhabdus rhamnosifermentans genomic window:
- a CDS encoding M23 family metallopeptidase yields MPSQSVLFRKILAISICFLLALFLLGGAVLPAFIAKTSQQPVIPSTDTISESLSDQPDTASTQAATSILQNSDPEPSRAIVAVVEDKPWLHEKPRLPLAGKLRLAYGWEIHPVFGDWRFHTGIDFDAMPSEAVTAVMSGIVTSSCEEKHTGLTVTIESGPRQFIYGSLVRTPLKVGAKVAQGEVIGYTGQCTDEPYDHLHLGLKVGEDYEDPQKLF; encoded by the coding sequence ATGCCGTCTCAATCTGTCCTTTTTCGTAAAATTCTCGCTATTAGTATCTGCTTTTTGCTTGCATTGTTTTTATTAGGGGGAGCAGTTCTTCCGGCTTTTATTGCAAAAACGTCGCAGCAGCCTGTAATTCCTTCAACTGATACAATTAGCGAGTCATTGTCTGATCAGCCTGACACAGCAAGTACACAAGCAGCAACAAGCATTCTCCAAAATTCAGACCCAGAGCCTTCTCGTGCTATCGTCGCGGTCGTTGAGGACAAGCCATGGCTTCATGAAAAACCTCGTCTTCCCCTAGCGGGAAAATTACGACTAGCATATGGATGGGAGATTCATCCTGTTTTTGGTGACTGGCGGTTTCATACAGGTATCGATTTTGATGCGATGCCAAGTGAGGCTGTGACAGCTGTAATGAGTGGCATTGTGACATCCAGTTGTGAAGAGAAACATACAGGACTTACAGTTACCATTGAGTCAGGTCCCAGACAGTTTATTTATGGCAGTCTGGTCCGAACACCTCTCAAGGTGGGGGCTAAAGTAGCACAGGGAGAGGTCATCGGCTATACCGGTCAATGCACGGATGAACCTTATGACCATTTACATCTGGGTTTAAAAGTCG
- the spoIID gene encoding stage II sporulation protein D: protein MRSLIGAILAILVLVIIIPALVVRSTTLFTPSHSLKSQFGKPETVLINVYIAEQGRNTELELEDYIKGVVAAEMPADFEPEALKAQAVAARTYAVKNMVRFGGAGLASHVGSDVSTDTREGQAWQSSEQLKQKWGANYSQYASKISRAVDETRGIIVTYQGEPIHAVFHSTSGERTASAKEVWGFDYPYLVSVSCQWDRQSPRYRDEKKYSIAELEQRLGSDAGVVAAVQGGGGAPVQVLSLTESGRVDQVRLGTKTFNGQELRDKLALRSTNFTIEVQGDSFIFHTIGYGHGVGLSQYGSNGMAKEGMDFKKILTYYYTGVALKNIYGS, encoded by the coding sequence GTGAGATCCCTAATTGGCGCCATACTGGCAATTTTAGTCTTAGTCATTATCATACCTGCCTTGGTTGTTCGCAGTACTACGCTGTTTACACCGTCACATTCTCTGAAAAGTCAGTTTGGCAAGCCTGAAACAGTCTTAATTAACGTTTATATTGCCGAGCAAGGCCGTAATACTGAGTTGGAGTTAGAGGACTATATTAAAGGCGTTGTGGCAGCTGAAATGCCAGCAGACTTCGAGCCGGAGGCTCTCAAAGCTCAGGCTGTTGCGGCCCGCACTTATGCCGTGAAAAATATGGTTCGGTTTGGTGGCGCAGGACTCGCCAGTCATGTCGGTTCTGACGTCAGCACAGATACGCGGGAGGGGCAGGCCTGGCAAAGTAGCGAGCAGTTAAAACAAAAGTGGGGAGCAAATTATAGTCAGTATGCCAGTAAAATCAGTCGTGCCGTCGATGAAACACGGGGGATCATTGTTACTTATCAAGGCGAACCGATTCATGCCGTATTTCATTCTACAAGTGGAGAACGTACAGCGAGTGCCAAAGAAGTCTGGGGATTTGATTATCCCTATTTAGTGAGCGTTTCCTGTCAGTGGGATCGACAATCACCACGTTATCGTGATGAAAAGAAATACAGCATTGCCGAACTGGAGCAGCGGTTAGGCAGTGATGCTGGCGTTGTCGCTGCTGTTCAGGGCGGTGGAGGAGCACCAGTTCAGGTGCTGAGTCTGACTGAGTCGGGACGTGTCGATCAGGTGAGATTGGGGACCAAGACCTTTAATGGTCAAGAGCTGCGTGATAAGTTAGCACTTCGGTCAACGAATTTTACTATTGAAGTTCAGGGAGACAGTTTCATATTCCATACTATCGGTTATGGTCATGGTGTGGGTCTGTCACAGTATGGTTCCAATGGTATGGCCAAAGAGGGCATGGATTTTAAAAAAATTCTTACTTATTATTATACAGGTGTTGCCCTTAAAAATATCTATGGATCTTAA